A single window of Ktedonobacteraceae bacterium DNA harbors:
- a CDS encoding SCP2 sterol-binding domain-containing protein: MATREEMREALDDYVAEAGKSERVLKALRNWNCVIYFEATDIDAALTMIIKDGQVSVYDAPHEQADLIVRGSSEDLTNIFWGEANPASNYMQGAIKVQGSQENVMRLDAMAMMIYLGG; the protein is encoded by the coding sequence ATGGCAACACGAGAAGAGATGCGCGAAGCCCTGGATGATTACGTCGCCGAGGCCGGCAAAAGCGAGCGCGTGCTGAAGGCGCTGCGCAACTGGAATTGTGTGATCTATTTTGAGGCAACCGATATCGATGCAGCCCTCACCATGATCATTAAAGACGGGCAGGTCAGCGTCTATGATGCCCCGCACGAGCAGGCGGACCTGATCGTGCGGGGCAGCAGCGAGGATTTGACCAATATCTTCTGGGGGGAAGCAAACCCGGCCTCCAACTACATGCAAGGCGCGATCAAAGTCCAGGGGTCGCAGGAAAATGTGATGCGATTGGATGCGATGGCAATGATGATATATTTGGGGGGATGA